Proteins encoded by one window of Salvia splendens isolate huo1 chromosome 7, SspV2, whole genome shotgun sequence:
- the LOC121741795 gene encoding putative kinase-like protein TMKL1 has product MEHKLKIILLAALTPLPLLAIILLSIILCFRRRDSKNDDAELDLEAKGVDGVLKLNAEELVKFEGGEDLSVVEILEAPGEVIGKSSYGTLYKANLVNLNCVTLLRFLRPTCTLRMEEVLPAIELLGSVRHPNLVPLNAFYAGPRGEKLMVLPFYTSGNLAQFIKDGNGEAYKWPTICRISIGIARGLHHLHTALEKPIVHGNLKSKNVLLGAEYHPYVSDFGVRLLLSPSTGQQMVEASGFEGYKAPELIKMKDACEESDIYSLGIIFLELLSGKQAVDGKDQDSYLPSAMTSANLHHPGILVGLKNDERVVAEDGMLRYFQLATACCSPSRRRRPNIKQILDKLQDIVK; this is encoded by the exons ATGGAGCACAAGCTTAAAATCATACTCCTCGCAGCTCTAACCCCATTGCCACTCTTAGCCATTATTCTCCTCTCCATAATTTTGTGTTTTCGAAGAAGAGATTCGAAAAATGATGACGCAGAATTGGATTTGGAGGCCAAGGGGGTAGATGGGGTGTTGAAGTTGAATGCAGAGGAACTGGTGAAATTTGAAGGCGGTGAAGATCTTAGTGTGGTGGAGATTCTTGAGGCGCCTGGGGAAGTTATTGGGAAATCGAGTTATGGGACTTTGTACAAAGCCAATTTGGTTAATTTGAATTGTGTGACATTGCTTAGATTCTTGAGGCCTACTTGTACATTGAGGATGGAAGAGGTTTTGCCTGCTATTGAGCTGCTGGGCTCGGTTAGGCACCCCAATTTGGTGCCTCTCAATGCCTTTTATGCAGGTCCCAGAGGGGAGAAATTGATGGTTCTTCCCTTTTACACCTCTGGAAATTTGGCTCAGTTTATTAAAG ATGGAAATGGGGAGGCTTATAAATGGCCTACCATATGCAGAATCTCGATTGGTATTGCTAGAGGGCTTCACCATCTCCATACAGCGTTGGAGAAACCGATAGTCCATGGTAACCTCAAGTCGAAGAACGTACTATTGGGTGCTGAATATCACCCGTATGTCTCAGATTTTGGGGTGCGTCTGTTGTTGAGTCCGAGTACAGGGCAACAAATGGTTGAAGCGTCTGGATTTGAGGGTTATAAAGCCCCCGAGCTGATTAAAATGAAGGACGCCTGCGAGGAGAGTGATATCTACAGCTTAGGGATCATATTTCTGGAATTACTATCTGGGAAACAGGCGGTCGATGGGAAGGATCAAGATTCGTATCTGCCAAGTGCCATGACTAGTGCAAACTTGCATCACCCGGGGATTCTTGTTGGTCTTAAGAATGACGAGAGGGTAGTCGCCGAAGATGGTATGCTCAGATATTTCCAGCTTGCAACGGCGTGTTGCTCGCCATCCCGACGACGCCGGCCTAACATAAAGCAAATCCTGGATAAGCTTCAAGACATTGTAAAGTGA